One segment of Gaiella occulta DNA contains the following:
- a CDS encoding DUF11 domain-containing protein, whose protein sequence is MTSRRWVLAALAASSVVLAGVPERGGAAESLCAFHESTTVSGLVATATFHVVRDGCEVSFVAISKFADGNEIFDTATGVFAASETRATLSVKMPCNRRSETDLVLGPPSLYPPADLDLGATQFNLACPSGGGGSGGSGGSGGGSGGGGSGSGGSGGGGAAASLPDLATTVSASRVKGLRLGDRLSVVVTVVNRGKAPAGGVHVLITLQDNTIPKGKALASRGPGCTGVTIIDCDLGSLPIGASATVRAPVSVARGRKLFVPARARAIQTDATPADDVGTLTLPVLPRQTPLTVSALKGRIVAGEQFAYLKLSTRARVTAQVYVGGVAQPIVWRRTLPGGTWSVRFRLPALAAGQRFSIVIRAQSGQRKATAKLELVA, encoded by the coding sequence ATGACGTCACGTAGGTGGGTGTTGGCCGCTCTCGCGGCGTCGTCGGTCGTGCTCGCGGGCGTGCCCGAGCGGGGAGGCGCAGCGGAATCCCTGTGCGCGTTCCACGAGTCGACGACGGTGAGCGGGCTCGTTGCCACGGCGACCTTCCACGTCGTTCGCGACGGCTGTGAGGTGAGCTTCGTCGCGATCTCGAAGTTCGCCGACGGGAACGAGATCTTCGACACGGCGACAGGCGTGTTCGCAGCGAGCGAGACACGCGCCACGCTGTCGGTGAAGATGCCGTGCAACCGCAGGAGCGAGACGGATCTCGTGCTCGGCCCGCCCTCGCTCTACCCGCCGGCCGACCTCGATCTCGGCGCCACGCAGTTCAATCTCGCCTGCCCGTCGGGCGGCGGCGGCTCCGGTGGCTCTGGTGGCTCCGGTGGGGGCTCCGGTGGCGGCGGCTCGGGCTCCGGCGGCTCCGGCGGCGGCGGCGCGGCGGCCTCGTTGCCGGACTTGGCGACGACCGTGTCGGCGTCGAGGGTGAAGGGGCTGAGGCTCGGCGACCGGCTCTCGGTCGTCGTCACGGTCGTGAACAGGGGCAAGGCGCCGGCGGGCGGTGTGCACGTGCTCATCACCCTTCAGGACAACACGATCCCGAAGGGCAAAGCGCTGGCAAGCCGTGGGCCGGGCTGCACGGGCGTGACGATCATCGACTGCGATCTCGGCAGCCTTCCGATCGGCGCCTCTGCGACCGTGCGCGCCCCCGTCTCCGTCGCGCGCGGCCGGAAGTTGTTCGTTCCCGCGAGGGCGCGCGCGATCCAGACGGATGCCACGCCGGCGGATGACGTAGGCACGTTGACGTTGCCGGTGCTGCCACGGCAGACGCCTCTCACGGTGTCTGCCCTGAAAGGGCGGATCGTCGCCGGTGAGCAGTTTGCGTACCTGAAGCTCTCCACGCGCGCGCGTGTCACTGCCCAGGTCTACGTGGGGGGTGTGGCGCAGCCGATCGTCTGGCGGCGCACGCTCCCGGGCGGCACGTGGAGCGTCCGCTTCCGGCTTCCTGCCTTGGCCGCGGGTCAGCGGTTCTCGATCGTCATTCGCGCCCAGAGCGGACAGCGCAAGGCTACCGCGAAGCTCGA